A region of the Haematobia irritans isolate KBUSLIRL chromosome 5, ASM5000362v1, whole genome shotgun sequence genome:
aaaagtaaattgtaaaagTAAAAGCGAACTACCTCTTGCGGAAATTAAACCAAATTGTATTCCATTTTTTGAGACTTTCATAAtgcggcacgtgttaacgtcgtttaatcgggctcaaattttgcctatcccaatatctggaaaggggattcgttttgtggggttgaGGCGAATGCTCCTAGTGGCACCAGGTCGCGTTTTCGAAGCTAAAGGCTGGCATAACTCTGTTTGACTCAGAGTTACAACAATTTTGTtcataacataaatttttaaggaCAAAATAAGCTATCGTTTGTGATATCGtgcgtgtttttattatttaccgtTCTCGAGTTATGGCTCAATACGTCAACTTTTTGGCCAAaacattcgttttttttcaaattttgagcgacgagcggcacgtgttaacgtcgtttaatcgggctcaaattttggctatcccaatatctggaaagatcattcgttttgtggggttaaggcgaacaagattccgacattttcttgccccatataagttgcggtcactctaggcagcactcagtgataagagagaagttcaccaatgtggtatcacaatggactgaatagtctaagtgagcctgatacattgggctgccacctaacctaacctaacctactgacACATTTGTAgttttaactaccatttacgaaattattCCTTctcatacacgcacagaaaaaaacatgtttggacatggttgccgcatccatttaatttcGCTCTAGCATGTAATTATCGCGAAACCCATGTATTTTGCCTTtaggaaaagaattttttagttcaaatttaagcataattttaattgtatttaccagaaaattaattggtatttttttgtgtgtaattttagcatcaaattttccatgacaTGATGTTCTCTAGTGTAATTTCTCttacaaaaaattgaacttgTCAGTATGCTAAAAAACGATTCAATTAAGAGACGACAATAGTCACCACGTTGTAAATGTTGTTTGTAGTTGCATCATTATCTTATTCACTCCATTTCAAAACATTGAAGGGAAATTAtgtgaacaagtatataaaccaagaaagtttttcaaacttTAGTAATAATCGATAGAACTTCAGAGAATTGCCCAAGATATCCTAAGGCAATAAACAGTGATACAGTTAAGATGTTTGTGAagtaagtgaaaaaaaaatcatgtgcaGCCactaattttgaataaataaaagtagTCTAAAAATTACAATGATGAAGTTAatgttttgttaatatttatacaaaaaaatcataatatttttaatattcccCAGAGCTACTTTCCTTTTGGTATTAGCTGCCATCGTCTCAGTTACCAACGGGCAACTCAGTCAAGTTGGTAGATGTCCAGGAAATGTCAAATCAGTTGAATACTTggatattgaaaaatatatggGTACCTGGCATGAATATTGTAAATATCCTGTATACTTTGAGGCCAATGGAAAATGTGTTAGCGCTCAATACAGTCTAAATTCTGATGGTTCAGTTCGTGTTCTGAATAGCTTAATCAATATAAAGTAAGTTGTAATGGTAGAGAGGTTAAAAACAATTGGAACATATAATTCTACAATTTCCTCCTTAAGAAATAATGTCTCTGAAGTGATTGATGGTTCGGCCAATTTGATAAGTCCTGGAAAGTTATATGTTAAATTTCCTGTATCTGGCGGCTATTCTATATCTTCAAACTATTGGGTTTTGGATACCGATTATGAGAACTATGCTGTTGTCTACTCATGCAATCCCTTGGGTGCTTATGCACATTCAAGTATATTAAGTTAATTTATTAactatttcaaattattttaatttattttgttttatctcCAGCCATTGCTTGGATCTTGACTCGTGAACGTATTCCCGATCCCAAATATATTCAGAAGGCTGTCGGTGTTCTTAGAGAAAATGGTATTTCAATGCGTGAAATGAAAATAACCAATCAAATGGCTTGTTAGGGTGGATGCATAACAATCATCTTCATATTGATAATCATTGTGGTAGAGTAAAAAATAAGGAATtgtctaaataaaatttcacaaatgagTATTcgataaaaatgatattttttaatGGGGGCATAGAGACATCATTAAAGTTGGGATAAACTCGTGACCCTCTGTATGGAAATCGAACACCAAGATGACTCCTAATGATTATTTTTACATGACAAACTGTGCATGCAAAAAAGAtgtatctttaaaataattaaaataatttgttttgtttgggaAGTTTTTTGTATATCAACAATATTTCTATCTATTACCATTTCATGACTAATTACTTTAACATGTAATATTGCAATACAAcgcgaaattttttaatatattcttatatagcagtggaattctaacaaaacagttgaaaattttctctagcggcaaaatgtttataaaaaggtaatgtttccttgaaatttaattaaatataaatatacacaaatttatcagtaatttttagttttactatatttttgatttttgctgCTGTAATAGATTCCTGCTTTTGCCAAATAATCGCTTCAGGCTCTTGCCCTCAAAATATTAAACCAATGGCAAATTTTGACACGCAAAAATATTTAGGCAATTGGTATGAATATGCCAAATATCCAACACGTTTTGAGGGATCTGCAAGATGTGTTATGGTTCAATATACATTGAAAGAAGACGAGGGTAAAATCTATTTTCAGAATACAATGCTGAATAAAAAGTAAGTAATTAATGAATAATTAACACGAATTGGGAAAATTGCGATAAATGGTGACTAAAATTTTGTCctgtttgtgaaaaaaaatcctacGATTTGTTTTCGAATTATCCATATTAAAATACTTTGAAATATCTATGGCATTGATTATGGTTATTTTTTTCTAGAACTAATACTTATGATAAAACAAATGGTTTGGCAACGGTGGAATTATCTGGCATGTTGTTCGTTAATTATGCTATTACTCCTTTggtagaaatattttataactaTTGGATTTTGGATACCAATTATCAGGGTTATGCGGTTGTATATTCCTGTGAAACAAATGCAAATGATAGTCATTCAAGTAaaagttaaattaattattttgatatttttttatattttcaattattttggtctttttataaaattttagtttttgtttggattttaaCACGTGAACGTGAGCCTCATCCTATGGTAGTATACAAGGCCGTTGATGTTCtgaagaaaaataatatttcattgCATGAGATCACAATAACTGACCAATGTACATGTGATTAGTTTAAGGAATAAATCTTGTAATTGAATCGTTattgtttcgatataaaatcgATAAGGTTAAAAATTGTTATACTACaaaatctgaattgatttgGCAATGTCCATATGTCTGACCGTTTATCTCGCTTCCTTctgaattaaacaaatatttattaccaTTACTAAAATCGCTTTATTGCTTTTCAAATTATTCCCCGATCTATATACTCTTGCAtacgtttgaaccaattgtcaaatcacttttgccactctgattgaggtatctataaaacatgcattctgaaatcttattttaatttttacagacgtttatttgcttggaagtgcttCGCGAGAAACGTTTGTTGGATTTGGTTCAAGACGAGCCGACTGTCGACTACTGTTTACTATCGGACTCATATGCGTAAATCCACGTTTCATCAACTGTTACCGTgtcatagacgtgtttcgaagcaatgcgatcgtatttttggagcatttctttctATGAATCAAGTGACGTTGACGGTCTATTAtccatgcaatattgaatgtatgctggtcccCTAATGCCTAAGTTTGTCTCAATTTCACTATAAGTCACATGAAGATCTTGGAatatcaatggtttccggatcAAAAACTGATGAAATTGgtccaatttcaaaaaattcatcTTGGAATGAACTACAACCTcagttgaattcaccataccatcgctaaaaattgaattatgttCATTGATTCACTGTTcttgagttaatccacgtcaAAAGTTGTGACAAATAATCGCatgaaaatgttcacgatttgggcgagatgaatcttttaagttgctgcaaacaacacaaatagcgctcgtatgttaaaacgttctgagtacttcaaaaatgtcaagctttcgATGGAGGTATTAGTTAATGGATTGCAACACGAAGGTTGCCATATCCGGAAATagaaaaggcaaccctcgtaaaGTAGGTAAGTGAGTATTACACCTTGAACAGGTTTGAAGTGCGTCCTGGAACAATAACATCTGGATATATGGACGCGTAATTAGaccaattttaatgtatgattcGATAATCTGGTCGACTTCAGAATAGTCGTACAATTTCTGCAACGGAGAAGTAAGCGTGACAAAGAGACATTAGACATATATATAGGTCTTTATGGCACTGGATGCAGGGAATTAAATggaatttgagaaaatatttaaagagttgacattccgaaaatttttaaaaagtgtaAAACTTGaattatacactgttagaaaaatatgtttttcatatgtttcgatataaataaaatgtgtttcgggcacaatttttaaacacaatatatttaagtgcaaacatgtaatgttctcaaactaacactaaatgtttggaacacatatgttaatatgttagaatatattatgtttggggcatgcatgtttcataaaaattatatgtgtgaatgtaaacatatataaatttacaaatttcgagtaaacatatatatgttgtgatattttattcagagagcgacagagagagagagagagggagagagtatagagaaagaaatagagataaaaaccgggagggttgacgaaagatatcaaattaacacagcgagagaatcgaaagagagcaatttctgtgaaaccgcttatatatattgtttcggaaactgctttatgataaggccaaaaattttatacgcttaagtctaaatattatttaatttaagtctaaatattatttaatttgtgtatattataaaattatttatgtatgtttatactcgaccccacgttcttcctttgttagagtttttgaattccttccaaaatatcaaacttttataccaaaaccagttttttattacaaaattgttatgtttgctataaaaaaataatattttatccaaaagctcagtccacttCGTTTAtagcaagcactgtttctgactgtaaatctttaataacccacatttcgaagtttcattataaaaatttaatatagtataaatataaatgtgtaaattaaaaaaaaaaacaattgttgtttggtcggagcagggattgaacccacgaccctttgcatgtacggcagacatgctaaccactgctccacgttgccaacacatgtatgtttctgttaaataatgttatgtttgcatgggctcgtgggctatataaatgtaacttataacgataattgtcttctggtgactataacagctacgtagctcagtggtagtgtgtttgcttacaaactgtatggtcctcggttcgattctccgtccaggcgaaaggtaaaatttaaaaaaaattataaaattgaataatttcttcaacattatttgtattacagaaaaaggtgccaagaactaaaaaatttcgtggaagtgaaaattatgttagggaatgagcacaatcttctttggggaaatttcttccaagcatataatatttttggctcaaagtgcttccaaaaattgaatatgttcacataaaacaaacatattaatgtttcggcagtatccaataatatatgtgcttcctgcaaaatatgtttggaacatatgttagagaggcgagtttttttgagggtgtatatacaaGAACTCTTAACAAGCCCAGTACTGGAACCCATCCTGGGTTCAACCACACCTTATATCGCATACATTGCCTATTTAAATatcattattaaattatttattacaagatttgaaGAAGAAGTGAAAAATAAAACTCGAATTCTTGAAGGTGGAATCGAAAGAATTTCTAACTTGTTTTTAACCCCGTTGGCCTACAATGGGTCAATCAATCCCCCATTATAAAACAAAgtctaaataatatttttatgacgTGCAATTAGTTGAgtgattctttttattttaactaactaGTAAATAACCTTCacctttgcaacaaaaaaaaaaaaacaaacagattAGTATTTGGGTCTTTTACCTACTAATCACCTCAATTTAATGCCCTTATGAACTATTAAAATATGATAATAGCTATAGGTCACCTTTTAGCtatttatgtcaaattttataatataaaaaaattaaagcaaaaacaaaGTTATTGGAGAAATATGAATTATTTCAATAATCCATTTCAATGCCAAAAGAGATTCCATCAATTCAACAATTAGCTTAACACACCCCACTGTGTAAAATTCAAAACGAacttaaaatcaaaataagtgaaTGGcgatgttttgttttattgaaaaaaaagaagaaaaggaAACTTATACTTTgtttattgtttaaaatttgttggtttgttttatattataatgaataaacacacacacaaatcaaGTTTTATTGATAGTTAATATTTTTCCTTTTGagtgtttgtttttataaaaatgtatcaatTACTCACATATGGTCGTCTACATATACATAACTAATATACGGTTACTTATAAAATTGTACATTCAATTAAACAGAAATGAGCGACTTTaggaattcaaaattttatgtatttattattttgtaataGGCTTTGAGATATATATGGTATTTGCAAATAAGGCTTCATTTTATTTGGGCTGATATCACAACTGtggtaattaaaaatgtatacgtATCAtctaatgaaaatataaatgcGATTTTTTTCCACAAGGCAGATGTGACCAATTTGTGTGGCAATTAAATGCCTAAAACAATCTGTTATTGATTATGCCCAAAATCATTATTCAAGGTTAACATTAGTTAAAGGTGGATGAATCAAcggattttatataatatttaattgaatgtatCCAATATCTCTCTATATAATCTCTAAGTGGAATACTTTACACCAAATTCATTTCTAACATAAGACTCATTATTGGACCAATTCCATTCataattggagaaaaaattGCACACATGgcgaagaaaataataatagaatAATTTACCCGTTATCGTggtaaaaacacatttttcttcgCCATATGGgactgtttttttaatttatcattGAAATGGTCAGATAATTCGTCATCAAACATCCGTGCGATAGTTTCACCCAACTCAAGAAAAGTTGATTTCCTTGCTTTCAAGAAGCCAcctctttagctcggaatcaataccaaaatttttaagggAATGTCAAAATCTACATACTTCCTTAAAAATGTAAACAGGACCCAAATTTGCATGTTGCCTACCTACAAATACGAATCCAAATCAAATTCACGAATCCAGACCAAATCACCACGGGTATTGAAAGCTGCAGTTTAGAGGCTAGATAATCTTAGGGTTTTAACCTTAGGTTAAAAGAGATATccttacacggacgaaaaagactgtttttcatatgtttgggtgtaaaaattatatatttggaacacaaattttttaacacaatatttttaagtgcaggcatataatgttcatgaaCTAGCATAacctgtttgggacatatacgttaatatgttagaacatattatgtttgggacataaaatgtttgtaaatataatatgcttagatgcaaacatatattaatttagaaatagcctataaacatatatgtgtttagaaagagagacctagacagtatgctgcaagtaaaataatggaagtaaccaactggcgccttaaaaaaatatccacacaaagaaaaattcataaaatttttttttctaccagcgtATGCCCTtatgtgaaacataatatgtttgaataatacaaaaaatattttatttggaccaatcctgaaaatatatatgcttgaagcaaaatgcgtttggggtatatgttacagaaactattttttttgaGGTTGTAGGTTAGATACCCTTAGGGGATAGAACAGTAGCTTTTGCAAATGTGGTCGAAAATCCCCTTTGCAATATCTCCTCTTATGTTCTCCTTCTGAttgattttccaaattattATTTGCATAGTGAAAGTGGGGAAAAGACGTAAtgttttacgaaattttatttgtttttttataccctctactattaactttgtcattccgtttgtaacacatcgaaatatgctccaagacccataaagtatttatattctgggtcgtggtgaaattctgagtcgatctgagcatgtccgtccgtccgtgttgaaatcacgctgacttccgaatgaaacaagctattgacttgaaacttggcacaagtagttgttattgatgtaggtcggatggtattacaaatggaccatatcggtccacttttacgtatagctcccatataaacgtacccccaaatttggcttgcggatcctctaagagaagaaaatttcatccgatccggctgaaatttgatacatggtgttagtatatggtctctaacaaccgtgcaaaaattggtctacatcggtccataattatatatacccccatataaaccgatcaccagatttgacctcaggagcctcttggaagaccaaaattcatctgaatcagttgaaatttggtacgtggtgttaatatatggcctcaaacacccatgaaaaaaatcgacctggtttaaatttggtacgtggtggtagtatatgaaatttaacaatcatgccaaaagtggtccatatcagtccataatcatacgtagcccccatataaaccgatcctgagattaggttttggagcctcttggaggagcaaatttcatcagagtcagttgaaatttggtacattttgctagtatatggccgttaacaaccatgcctaactaggtccatatcggtctatagtcatatatagccctcagataaatcgatccccaatcacacaaaaattggtccatatcaagttcataattatatatagcccccatataagcgacccccatatttcaattctggtctCCACGTATTGTGCAAAAaagcccatatcgattcataattatttgtagacttacctatacataacttttttgtatatatatatatatatatatatatatatatatatatatatatatatatatatatatatatatatatatatatatatatatatatatatatatatatatatatatatatatatatatatatatatatatatatatatatatatatatatatatatatatatatatatatatatatatatatatatatatatatatatatatatatatatatatatatatatatatatatatatatatatatatatatatatatataaattaagttttgtttctaatttttattacaattaaataaaatgattttcattaactttttttgcacactgatatataaaattgacgttaaaatttatattttgcatcttttttaatttttcaaggaaatttttttaaaaatatggacGGATTTATTTGCGAAGATAATTCTTATGTTTTTTTCTAACGAATCATCCATCATTCCTGTCGTTCTCAATTCCCAGAATGTTATTAAGGTCTTTAGACCTTATATGGTTCCATGTAGCTAACATATTGCCATAGTTTAGTTCTTTCTAGAAATGTCATAAATCAATATTGCCATCATAATAATAATGGCAGTTTTTGTGCCAACCCATATGCCTTTACAGTTATTGTACACCAAAAAACACGTTTGtgccttaagtcttttgtttttagcTTATATGCGTCCATGAAAGAAAACTTCTTTGAGAATTTTTAAATGCTTCCTGGTTCTTTGAACCTTTTGTTTTGTGGAATAGTGCAATTTTATCGGAAACCCAAGAAATCTTTATAATTTCGTAACATTATTTGGGGTAGGAGGAAACAATTGTTGTGTGGGTTGTAATAGTTGTGGGTTGTGGATTCATGAAATCACGtagaaatattaataaatcAATATTGTCACTTTATGTTTATCACATAAGGGGGAAAGACAAAGAAATgtcttgaaaataaattttaaaaattcaacattCATCCTGGTTGTTTCTTTCCCACTTCTCCCAGTTAAGGAGAACAAGGTGCGGTTTTGTTTGTTGTATTTGAAATGCGGAAGATATATGTTGTTGTAACTTATAGTTGGCAAGAAACGACATGATGCCACGTTAATGACATTGAATATGTGTCTAAAGAAGGCAACACATATGAGGGGAGCTTTAACAAAACGGATAACTGGTGTTGAAGCATCGTCACTGGGTTGTTATATGGCTGAATTGAAAAGAGCTATAccaaacaaataacaaaaaaactaaatcaCTCGTGGTTTGAATGGCTGGGAAAGATTGACTATAAACCATGTGCTCATATATGAGCTAAGACTTAAACCACAAAGGCCCTATTAAAAAAGACAATGCAACCAGGTTATCTTTATGGTAGACATGAAGACAGCTTGTCTTCCTCTATCGAAGCAATGAGATATGAATATCCCAATATCTCCACCGTGATCTAACGTAGAGGTAGAAACATCATGACCATTTTCACACTATAGAGCATTGATTGAGGCTGCAAGCTAAATTTTACCTTGCTAATCAGTAAATTCCATAACTCCCACATagacaataaagaaaaatattgtatGCTAAATTGctttcaactaaaattttaattgaaatcacgaaaataaaaaactaattgttTCTATTGATTTTATCGATTTCAAAATTGGTTATAATTTAGAATTAGAAATAATTTATGCATTTAATTAgattttagtgaaaaaatcaAAGACTCATAGTACTAGCTCATTGCAATAACCATGAATTCTTTGATATCAAAGGGATCTTCTCTATGTAATTTTGATCTGTATGGTGTATATGTTAATACCTCTTTGGAGACATTTTTTCGATGACGTCCCATAAATGTACCCCAATTTTAACTGATGACCCTTTCAATTCATTACATAAATACAACAAAACAGTTTGTgtatatatgatttttatagGCCTACTAAAGGAATTCTGTGGTATGgcaaaaatttcacaatttcttctgttaaaatttagtatgattttttttctgcctgCTGGTCGAATACACATTCCATAAGGAAGTTTttcaatgaactaaaaatattcatataaactGGTTGCATTCAATAACCACACATTTACATTCACATTGGTATTCTGTTGCATGCATTTTAATTCTGTTGGCAACGGTTTTGGGCCACGAAAGTTTCTTGAACCTTTATTGGGTTTTATCTGTTCGCTATATGATTCCTTTTTATTTACAGTTCTTTTTTTAAGAATGTCTTCTTgtctctttttttatttcatccattttgctaTACATAAAGCAAAATGCCAAGTGGCCTAAGATGTAAAGACATATATCGAGTGGCAAAGAAGAAAGGATTGGTTCAGGTGGTTATTTGGTCCTCTATCTAATATTTGAGATATATACGAGTAAGAAGTTTAGAgaagacagaaataaaattgaattaatttcagAGAAGTCTAtagtaacatttttatagaagattaaaATTGGTAGCCCAAGAACCCACAAAGTAAGTACACAGTTCCAAATTCAAGATTCCAGGGAAttcgaatgaatatttttttgctgATTAAATATAAAGTATGACGGAAAATAGCAcagaatttggaatttttatagataggGTGACATATTTGCGGTTCGGActcgggtataaaaagaaggtcccttgccattgaaatAAACATAGAATTAGACATCACTCATTggaaagagagaagttcaccacttgtggtatcacaatggaccaaaaagtctaagtgagcttaaaTTAatgggctgtcactatacctaacctaacttcaggtctttttttatagaaaactggtATACCATATCTTCCTTCCTCTTTCTTG
Encoded here:
- the LOC142240298 gene encoding apolipoprotein D-like; protein product: MFVKATFLLVLAAIVSVTNGQLSQVGRCPGNVKSVEYLDIEKYMGTWHEYCKYPVYFEANGKCVSAQYSLNSDGSVRVLNSLINIKNNVSEVIDGSANLISPGKLYVKFPVSGGYSISSNYWVLDTDYENYAVVYSCNPLGAYAHSTIAWILTRERIPDPKYIQKAVGVLRENGISMREMKITNQMAC
- the LOC142240297 gene encoding apolipoprotein D-like isoform X1, with product MFIKSFTIFLIFAAVIDSCFCQIIASGSCPQNIKPMANFDTQKYLGNWYEYAKYPTRFEGSARCVMVQYTLKEDEGKIYFQNTMLNKKTNTYDKTNGLATVELSGMLFVNYAITPLVEIFYNYWILDTNYQGYAVVYSCETNANDSHSIFVWILTREREPHPMVVYKAVDVLKKNNISLHEITITDQCTCD
- the LOC142240297 gene encoding apolipoprotein D-like isoform X2 — protein: MANFDTQKYLGNWYEYAKYPTRFEGSARCVMVQYTLKEDEGKIYFQNTMLNKKTNTYDKTNGLATVELSGMLFVNYAITPLVEIFYNYWILDTNYQGYAVVYSCETNANDSHSIFVWILTREREPHPMVVYKAVDVLKKNNISLHEITITDQCTCD